One region of Armigeres subalbatus isolate Guangzhou_Male chromosome 3, GZ_Asu_2, whole genome shotgun sequence genomic DNA includes:
- the LOC134227601 gene encoding protein masquerade: MLFLKFLPFAALLVGLVSAQDDSLAGSFLSGLLDSITSTEDAKGCPGVCVHTLATLICYEVLEDIPCPSPSMRCCVESQAAAANISTTTSRPRPTTTPKTTTTTPKPTTEGKIKEKDKDSKNNSTCPGVCVADRIAEYCEAYLTTQGLCKSGTKCCVSRDIYPDKTPADLYVPTAHYDSNKNKTTTPKPYPKTTEKTTTEEPIKSKTNPTSKPVKSTPPPKLKTAQTSNQQGNVHKSCEGECVNGLFALFCDDVDSEAFCPNEGSCCVTGAADDTKHEIVTTTRRPSTPPPLRRCPGFCMLNIMAAFCERPSEIIPHTANCKRGSICCDNTKVPVTRPAPKRPPPPPPTTTTTQAPTTTAAPDPREECPGSCIVGLLSFTCFRNAEMTDLFKCKKSGTQCCAPKSKIQEVQMAAGKIKPNDTANYPPQPPPQNMAQPYPPPPQALPPAQQPQPQPGYGPPVMNSYPGPVSNNIYEVPQTQPPVHHLSQPIYEPLPTTTTPRPQVYSKYVCGVKGTSRGARSFISRIEMEHSTSSSSRTARHIELEDIYRSKSTERLVLGHTIVPIPIIYSDHNDTVPEDLLHHPSISKSNSTTSKYWNSHRKGRVVGGEDGDNGEWCWQVALINSLNQYLCGAALIGTQWVLTAAHCVTNIVRSGDAIYVRVGDYDLTRKFGSPGAQTLRVATTYIHHNHNSQTLDNDIALLKLHGQAELRDGVCLVCLPARGVNHAAGKRCTVTGYGYMGEAGPIPLRVREAEIPIVSDAECIRKVNAVTEKIFILPASSFCAGGEEGNDACQGDGGGPLVCQDDGFYELAGLVSWGFGCGRVDVPGVYVKVSSFIGWINQIISVNNL; this comes from the exons GTCTGCTCGACTCAATAACCAGCACTGAAGATGCCAAAGGATGCCCAGGAGTATGTGTACATACATTGGCAACATTAATATGTTACGAAGTATTGGAAGATATCCCGTGTCCATCTCCCAGCATGAGATGCTGCGTCGAAAGTCAGGCCGCTGCTGCCAACATTTCCACCACAACTTCCCGACCGAGGCCCACGACTACCCCGAAGACTACCACAACAACTCCAAAGCCTACAACGGAGGGGAAAATAAAGGAAAAAGATAAGGACAGTAAAAACAATT CCACGTGTCCAGGAGTTTGTGTAGCTGACAGGATCGCGGAATATTGTGAAGCTTATCTGACAACTCAAGGGCTTTGCAAGAGTGGCACCAAATGTTGTGTGTCCAGGGACATTTATCCCGATAAAACACCAGCGGATCTTTATGTTCCTACGGCTCATTATGAtagtaacaaaaacaaaaccacaaCTCCAAAACCGTATCCGAAAACAACGGAGAAGACTACCACTGAAGAGCCTATAAAATCGAAAACGAATCCAACGTCCAAGCCAGTCAAATCAACACCTCCACCAAAGCTCAAAACAGCCCAAACATCGAATCAGCAAGGAAACGTTCACAAGTCCTGTGAAGGGGAATGTGTTAATGGACTGTTcgctttgttttgcgatgatgTTGATAGTGAGGCATTCTGCCCTAATGAAGGATCTTGCTGCGTAACTGGGGCGGCGGACGACACCAAGCACGAAATTGTAACCACAACGAGAAGGCCCAGCACACCG cctccattacgaagatgTCCTGGCTTCTGTATGCTAAACATCATGGCTGCGTTCTGTGAAAGGCCATCGGAAATCATTCCACATACCGCTAACTGCAAACGAGGTTCGATTTGTTGTGACAACACTAAGGTTCCAGTGACGAGGCCAGCCCCAAAACGGCCGCCACCGCCCCCGCCAACAACTACGACTACACAAGCTCCTACAACAACTGCTGCACCTGATCCAAGAGAAGAATGTCCTGGATCGTGCATCGTGGGTCTGTTGAGTTTCACGTGCTTCCGAAATGCCGAAATGACTGACTTATTCAAATGCAAAAAATCTGGAACTCAATGTTGTGCGCCGAAATCCAAAATTCAAGAAGTACAAATGGCGGCTGGCAAAATTAAACCAAATGATACGGCTAATTATCCACCACAACCACCACCACAGAACATGGCGCAGCCTTATCCACCACCACCACAGGCGCTGCCACCAGCACAGCAACCCCAACCTCAACCAGGATATGGACCTCCAGTGATGAACAGTTATCCTGGACCAGTTAGCAACAACATCTATGAAGTTCCACAAACTCAACCTCCTGTACATCACCTATCTCAGCCCATTTACGAACCATTGCCTACAACTACCACTCCAAGACCCCAGGTTTACTCCAAATATGTTTGCGGCGTAAAAGGAACCAGTCGCGGAGCAAGATCATTCATCAGTCGGATAGAAATGGAACATTCAACTTCTAGCAGCAGCCGAACTGCTCGACACATTGAACTGGAAGACATCTATCGATCGAAGAGCACCGAACGATTGGTTCTTGGACACACCATCGTACCCATTCCAATCATCTACAGTGATCACAACGACACAGTACCGGAAGATTTGCTTCACCATCCTAGTATTTCTAAGTCGAACTCAACCACCAGTAAGTATTGGAACAGCCATCGGAAGGGTCGTGTCGTCGGTGGCGAGGATGGTGACAACGGTGAATGGTGCTGGCAGGTCGCGTTGATAAACTCTCTGAATCAGTACCTTTGCGGCGCGGCATTGATTGGAACACAGTGGGTCCTTACGGCGGCACATTGCGTCACTAA catTGTCCGGTCCGGTGATGCAATCTACGTTCGGGTAGGTGATTATGATTTGACTCGCAAATTTGGAAGCCCTGGTGCGCAAACGTTACGAGTGGCAACAACCTACATTCATCACAATCACAACAGTCAAACGTTGGACAACGATATTGCGCTGTTGAAACTGCACGGGCAGGCAGAGCTTAGGGATGGCGTTTGCTTG GTTTGCCTTCCGGCCCGCGGTGTCAACCATGCCGCCGGTAAGCGTTGTACCGTCACCGGTTACGGCTACATGGGTGAGGCTGGGCCAATCCCATTGCGAGTGCGAGAGGCAGAGATTCCTATCGTCAGCGATGCCGAGTGCATCCGCAAGGTGAATGCCGTCACCGAGAAGATCTTCATTCTTCCGGCGTCCAGTTTCTGCGCCGGTGGGGAAGAAGGCAACGACGCCTGCCAGGGAGACGGTGGAGGCCCCCTAGTTTGCCAGGATGACGGATTTTACGAACTGGCTGGGCTTGTTTCGTGGGGATTCGGATGCGGACGGGTAGATGTGCCGGGTGTTTATGTGAAAGTATCTTCCTTCATCGGATGGATCAACCAAATTATAAGTGTCAACAACCTATGA